A region of Argentina anserina chromosome 5, drPotAnse1.1, whole genome shotgun sequence DNA encodes the following proteins:
- the LOC126795273 gene encoding V-type proton ATPase subunit G1-like: protein MDSFRGQGGIQMLLTAEQEAQHIVNSARNMKMARLRQAKEEAEREVQQYRTNMEAEYQNKLSETSGSSGTNVKRLEEETDKKIKSLKESASKVQSHIVGMVMKYITNVKL, encoded by the exons ATGGATTCTTTTAGAGGACAAGGCGGCATCCAGATGCTGCTAACAGCAGAACAGGAAGCTCAACACATTGTTAACAGCGCTAGAAACA TGAAGATGGCACGCTTGAGACAAGCTAAAGAGGAAGCTGAGAGGGAAGTACAACAGTATCGTACCAATATGGAGGCTGAGTACCAAAACAAGCTTTCTGAG ACAAGTGGGAGTTCTGGAACTAATGTAAAAAGGCTTGAGGAAGAAACAGATAAGAAGATTAAGAGCTTGAAGGAATCAGCCTCCAAAGTCCAATCACATATTGTTGGCATGGTTATGAAGTATATCACTAATGTGAAACTCTGA